A window from Betta splendens chromosome 1, fBetSpl5.4, whole genome shotgun sequence encodes these proteins:
- the slx4 gene encoding structure-specific endonuclease subunit SLX4 isoform X2, whose amino-acid sequence MDDSEQDFVDLCSKLLKRVRKKAGEPRPPRKADHQLSSQTSDGKNSRRNKNIGASKSKPVEPLVSEGTGHGSGDAGSSSVPSTGLRYDGNLTAKDKVLDRMQQFKRDSPQRMVCTDKRQPTNNYVPRPQPQMQESLESFTSGLNPEPQDTDEDLALRLQQELDREAAEAQTVALKDGGVFFCQICYKDLSHMSPEGRTQHLNRCLDEREESAPHPPPPSVPECPICGKKFKSQKSRLAHLKCCYSEMGISPAVMLQALQRQAADTQNVFTTNRLPTNFNAITKRKGNFKRGFPVRKKAKNKTGPLDEDTMMALALSASLLEEEREQQRESKAEIQMQAETTVHPTSPVVRWKTELGAVKGRGKLKKGPIRHPPPLLVQDAQEALKRLQERVSALLLRSWPDSPPTPTRCQSGLSGWTGAAPLWQKSSLLDCSTDLSDFYTSELRQFIVPWEPTKSHRSSCNTSNKPRSSLQPVNEGTPDTKKRVLSPSFQTVSYSSPPSTPGTRPVSSQALLDLMELTEDGMTLTQCGYTAFEHNKGVRLNGFVSEEAEEPAVHCVSGFIPEATHRKSDMSGADKKCDGHQSVAPSRLAADLSSMVNNPQLSDVQLQVDSGDVYFAHSFMLYARCPLLAEMVHEVGFGVQEEGSPAAQRVLMSDLPGQAVFALLQYLYTGFCTISASLRPHVLELAYRFDLLELKQLCDLHQDETDYQEDVNNQTNQAFMELLRSMWHEEDEGEAETDTDGANNEQMVFSDQWVSDLTLGHREISEEKVNEEELDEIYEFAATQRKRGEVKDCEGEKDGGDVIDSNSCSSEKSPELKAFQSNPSLDRSYNDPFPESWGVYEEGQSSSLSLTSGLSKMQPPVSQQHQPLHKPSSNLSSRALFQSLASVVDELSPPPTTANLPITGVSPGQVGDCGRGEEKKTDAVQLEECPTLKQQSKGPHVCVALSPDSPHNINKREPELIVLSDSSEEMEVVACRLKDTQTYTQIKSQRKVNEPAYGKKKLVSLKLSPGDPVDCSPELSWLIPSSPAQQETSTRSSTSQSRSSKCRTQLFPQDEASSSPCVFSSAVSGSILQTSDRVSNLGGLAEDSVSRVKLDKMLPSRSNLDLKCCPKRSSSSDLSNDRDIFTVPKSPHTFINISSVQALSKQATPLHMQPQPYSSTPLHADICQPPGHLDASTLHTGPNEKAGEEREKATSEREDSPEKTELGSFHLSPLSDQLHQPSLDSSFCLSRLSSQRQIKFFRETGRIELETGEKEEAKGECGEAGSSECSFQQSFIDEPPIAFNDSWGLDACIDENPCCISLRLEDSGGSSQQNCTLGQGGTTKLLSSSSYHPPPSSGCVQSSKSCDGMVDSSPSKQLTTSIQAHTSTTTPQINSLLNSKLWDSWEEEEEEEVAPLSQRVNSSAHLKTPSSSLSKKCHSLVPITPLPHYSDMDTPELKSKLKRFGVRPLPKRQMILKLKEIHQYTHQLVSSDSEDEPPSVGHTAQMKSLVTGSAAAPNRPVSCTQTGKFKEPSVPATISPMKPNRSKEEEVLSASQGSNTSSTAASEESERSNPELCLSSNEDSDSDIGISASQAANCLEDRLRAVRSFILSDSALYSQILQYQPLVLSQLQERLKANGIRLGAAKLVDYLDSQCVTFTTAKPGQSAPCHKRGKRTRTRAKTADKGVVRRKKGTALI is encoded by the exons ATGGATGACTCTGAACAGGATTTTGTGGATCTCTGCTCGAAGCTGCTAAAACGTGTCCGAAAGAAAGCAGGTGAGCCCAGACCTCCAAGGAAAGCGGATCACCAGTTGTCCAGTCAGACAAGTGATGGAAAAAATAGTAGAAGAAACAAGAACATTGGGGCGTCCAAGTCTAAACCTGTGGAACCGCTTGTTAGTGAAGGGACTGGACACGGTTCCGGAGATGCTGGGTCATCGTCTGTGCCTTCAACAGGGCTGAGATATGATGGTAACCTAACTGCAAAAGACAAAGTACTGGACAGGATGCAGCAGTTTAAGCGAGACAGTCCCCAGCGGATGGTGTGTACAGACAAGAGACAGCCAACAAATAATTATGTACCTCGTCCTCAGCCACAAATGCAAG AGAGTCTGGAGTCCTTTACATCAGGCCTCAACCCTGAGCCCCAAGATACTGATGAGGATCTGGCCCtgcgtctgcagcaggagctagatagagaagcagcagaggcccAGACTGTAGCTTTAAAGGACGGAGGCGTTTTCTTCTGTCAAATCTGCTACAAAGACCTGTCTCACATGAGCCCAGAGGGGCGCACACAGCATCTTAACAG GTGTTTAGATGAGAGGGAAGAGAGCGCAccacaccctcctcctcctagtGTCCCTGAGTGTCCTATCTGTGGCAAGAAGTTCAAGTCTCAGAAGAGCCGTTTAGCCCATCTGAAGTGTTGCTATTCAGAGATGGGAATCTCTCCAGCTGTAATGCTGCAGGCTCTACAGAGACAGGCTGCGGATACACAGAATGTCTTCACTACTAACAGACT GCCTACAAATTTTAATGCCATCACCAAACGAAAAGGCAACTTCAAACGCGGTTTCCCTGTGAGGAAAAAAGCCAAAAATAAGACTGGACCCCTGGATGAAGACACTATGATGGCTTTGGCTCTGTCCGCATCCCTTCTGGAAGAGGaaagagagcagcagagggagagcaAGGCAGAGATCCAAATGCAAGCAGAAACCACTGTCCATCCTACATCACCAGTAGTGAGGTGGAAGACAGAATTGG GTGCAGTGAAAGGCCGCGGGAAGTTAAAAAAGGGCCCCATCCgccatcctcctccactgcttgtTCAGGATGCTCAGGAGGCCCTGAAAAGGCTGCAGGAACGTGTTTCTGCTCTCCTCCTACGCAGCTGGCCTGACTCCCCTCCTACCCCAACCCGCTGTCAAAGTGGTCTGTCTGGCTGGACTGGTGCTGCCCCCCTCTGGCAGAAAAGCTCACTGTTGGATTGCTCCACAGACCTGTCTGATTTCTACACTTCGGAACTTAGGCAGTTCATCGTGCCATGGGAACCAACAAAG TCTCATAGATCCTCCTGCAACACCAGCAACAAGCCACGTTCGTCTCTCCAACCTGTGAATGAAGGAACTCCTGACACAAAAAAGAgggtcctgtctccttccttccAGACTGTCTCCTATTCCTCACCTCCCTCCACGCCGGGAACAAGGCCTGTCAGCAGCCAAGCCCTTCTAGACCTGATGGAGCTGACTGAAGATGGCATGACCCTCACGCAGTGTGGCTACACTGCTTTTGAACATAACAAAG GGGTTCGTCTAAATGGCTTCGTctcggaggaggcagaggagccggCTGTTCACTGTGTGAGCGGCTTCATTCCAGAAGCAACACATAGAAAATCTGATATGTCAGGAGCAGATAAGAAGTGCGATGGCCACCAGTCG GTAGCCCCCTCGAGGCTGGCAGCAGACTTAAGTAGCATGGTGAACAACCCTCAGCTCAGCGATGTGCAGCTCCAGGTGGACAGTGGAGACGTCTACTTTGCTCATTCCTTCATGCTGTATGCTCGCTGTCCTCTGCTAGCAGAAATG GTCCATGAAGTTGGTTTTGGGGTGCAAGAGGAAggctcacctgcagctcagagagtGCTGATGAGTGACCTTCCAGGACAGGCAGTATTTGCTCTGCTGCAGTATCTCTACACGGGTTTCTGCACCATCTCAGCCTCACTGCGGCCCCATGTACTGGAGCTCGCATACAG GTTTGATTTACTGGAGTTAAAGCAGCTTTGTGATCTACATCAAGATGAGACAGACTACCAGGAAGATGTCAACAACCAAACGAACCAGGCTTTCATGGAGCTCCTACGCTCCATGTGGCACGAAGAGGATGAAGGTGAAGCGGAGACAGATACTGATGGAGCTAATAATGAACAGATGGTGTTCAGTGATCAATGGGTCAGTGACCTCACATTGGGACACAGAGAAATAAGTGAAGAGAAAGTGAATGAGGAAGAGCTGGATGAGATCTATGAGTTTGCAGCCACACAGAGAAAGAGGGGGGAGGTGAAGGACTGTGAGGgggagaaggatggaggagaTGTGATAGACTCTAATAGCTGCTCCAGTGAAAAAAGTCCAGAGCTGAAAGCATTCCAAAGCAACCCCAGTCTGGATCGCAGCTACAACGACCCCTTCCCAGAGTCGTGGGGGGTCTATGAGGAAGGGCAATCCTCTTCGTTATCATTAACCTCCGGCCTGTCGAAAATGCAACCACCTGTATCCCAACAACACCAGCCTTTACATAAACCTTCATCTAATCTTTCCAGCAGAGCACTATTTCAGTCTTTAGCAAGTGTAGTGGATGAATTGAGCCCTCCACCCACTACAGCCAACCTGCCTATTACAGGTGTGTCCCCTGGTCAGGTGGGTGACTGTGGTCGTggtgaagaaaagaaaacagatgcTGTTCAACTGGAGGAATGTCCAACTTTAAAGCAACAAAGTAAAGGACCTCATGTTTGTGTGGCCTTGTCTCCCGATTCACCTCACAACATCAACAAGAGGGAACCTGAGCTTATAGTTTTGTCCGACTCAAGTGAGGAAATGGAGGTCGTTGCTTGTAGACTAAAGGACACACAGACTTACACCCAAATCAAATCCCAGCGAAAGGTTAATGAACCTGCCTATGGCAAAAAGAAGTTGGTTAGTTTGAAACTTAGTCCTGGTGATCCAGTAGACTGTTCTCCGGAACTTTCCTGGTTGATCCCATCTTCACCAGCTCAGCAAGAGACCAGCACCAGGAGCAGCACCAGTCAGAGCAGAAGTAGTAAGTGCAGGACACAGCTGTTTCCTCAAGATGAAGCTTCATCGTCCCCTTGTGTTTTCTCTTCGGCAGTATCAGGCAGCATACTCCAGACCTCTGACAGAGTTTCTAACCTTGGAGGCCTGGCAGAGGACAGTGTCTCTAGAGTGAAGCTAGACAAGATGCTTCCCAGCAGGTCCAATTTGGATTTGAAATGTTGTCCTAAAAGATCCAGTAGCTCTGATTTGAGTAATGATAGAGACATATTTACAGTTCCCAAATCTCCACACACGTTCATAAACATCTCTTCCGTCCAGGCATTGTCAAAGCAAGCTACACCCCTCCACATGCAGCCCCAACCTTACAGCAGTACTCCTTTGCATGCAGACATATGTCAGCCCCCTGGTCATCTTGATGCCTCCACACTCCACACTGGCCCCAATGAAAAAGCAGgtgaagaaagagagaaggcaACTTCAGAAAGGGAAGACAGCCCAGAAAAGACAGAATTAGGAAGCTTTCATCTTTCTCCCTTGTCAGACCAATTGCATCAGCCCTCACTGGATTCGTCCTTTTGTCTAAGCCGTTTAAGTTCACAGAGACAAATTAAGTTTTTTAGAGAAACTGGAAGAATTGAACTAGAaacaggagagaaggaggaagcaaAAGGAGAATGTGGAGAAGCAGGCAGCTCAGAGTGCAGTTTCCAACAGAGTTTTATAGATGAGCCTCCCATAGCATTCAATGATTCATGGGGACTTGATGCCTGCATAGATGAAAACCCCTGCTGTATCAGTCTAAGGCTGGAGGACAGCGGAGGATCCAGCCAACAGAACTGCACTCTGGGTCAAGGAGGAACAACCAAGTTATTGTCCTCTAGCAGCTATCATCCTCCACCATCTAGTGGCTGTGTCCAGTCATCAAAGAGTTGTGATGGTATGGTTGACTCATCTCCCTCCAAACAACTTACTACCAGCATTCAGGCTCACACCAGCACAACTACGCCACAGATCAACAGCCTCCTCAACTCAAAACTATGGGAcagctgggaggaggaagaagaggaagaggttgcCCCTCTTTCCCAACGGGTGAATTCCTCTGCTCACCTCAAAACCCCAT CATCATCACTTAGTAAAAAATGTCACTCCTTGGTGCCTATTACTCCATTACCCCACTACTCTGACATGGACACACCAGAGCTTAAGAGCAAACTCAAAAG GTTTGGTGTTCGGCCTTTACCGAAGCGCCAAATGATCCTCAAGCTTAAGGAGATCCACCAGTACACCCACCAGCTGGTCAGCTCAGACTCTGAGGATGAGCCACCCTCAGTGGGTCACACTGCTCAAATGAAGTCCCTCGTCActggttcagcagctgctcccaACAGGCCGGTCTCCTGCACCCAGACAGGGAAGTTTAAGGAGCCAAGTGTTCCTGCTACCATCTCCCCTATGAAACCTAACAGGagtaaggaggaggaggtgctgtcTGCTTCACAGGGCTCCAACACCTCTTCAACTGCTGCCAGTGAGGAATCTGAAAG gtCAAATccagagctgtgtctctccTCCAACGAAGACTCAGACAGTGATATTGGTATCTCTGCCTCTCAGGCAGCAAATTGCCTTGAGGACCGTCTCCGCGCAGTGCGCTCCTTCATCCTGTCCGACTCTGCTCTATACAGTCAGATCCTCCAGTACCAGCCTCTGGTCCTGTCCCAGCTCCAGGAACGACTGAAAGCAAATGGGATCCGCCTGGGTGCTGCCAAGCTGGTGGACTACCTGGACTCTCAGTGTGTCACCTTCACCACTGCCAAGCCAGGGCAGTCTGCACCCTGCCACAAGCGGGGAAAGAGGACACGCACCAGAGCAAAGACAGCAGATAAAGGTGtagtgagaagaaaaaaaggtaCAGCTCTCATATGA